In Mycteria americana isolate JAX WOST 10 ecotype Jacksonville Zoo and Gardens chromosome 5, USCA_MyAme_1.0, whole genome shotgun sequence, one DNA window encodes the following:
- the BBOF1 gene encoding basal body-orientation factor 1 isoform X2 → MAGGRRSLCRSGSSRRLAAAGQAARVSEEKRDGAAAALWEAQLVGGSRVEYREATRRLAGSNAELLRRQQAAERKAAAVTTFLAKQGQEKAEEIEKLKQELIDLKQQAQEEKQQLADYYAQQIQELEEKFQKKVREIGQIQLELKLRKEFHREKAAMEKEMEDKRLEDVEKKQIMMTETTQHEAVVLQLNSTGREVFKENARLHGAFANQLKETMELQKIKQKLEEDKTLLLQEKETNEGLIRKKILQIHRQKAQIGDLQRKVEKLETALCRMTRESVRETQKTQHQVLIENQASMVEVKKLQQLLEMKDREMNRVKKLARNILNERTEVERFFLDALEHVKQEIISSRKHYKKKAQTAYYRKMMEACAGKEEFPKIKTFKSNINSTNSVYRDLEEAEKCYWEKIQFEKVDITGEC, encoded by the exons atGGCGGGCGGGCGTCGGTCGCTGTGCCGCAGCGGCAGCTCCCGcaggctggcggcggcggggcaggcggcccGGGTGTCTGAGGAGAAGCGGGACGGGGCCGCCGCGGCGCTATGGGAGGCTCAGCTGGTGGGAGGCTCCCGGGTCGAGTACCGCGAAGCCACCCGCCGGCTGGCCGGGAGCAACGCGGAGCTGCTGCggcggcagcaggctgcagagaggaaggCGGCGGCCGTGACGACCTTCCTCGCGAAGCAAGGCCAGGAGAAGGCGGAGGAG aTTGAGAAACTGAAGCAGGAGCTGATTGATCTGAAACAGCAAGCgcaagaagagaagcagcagctg GCAGACTATTATGCCCAACAAATACAAGAACTGgaagagaaatttcagaaaaaagtcagagaaattGGCCAAATTCAATTAGAACTGAAATTAAGGAAGGAGTTCCACAGGGAGAAGGCAGCTATGGAGAAAGAGATGGAAGAT aaaaGACTAGAAGATGttgagaaaaagcaaataatgatGACAGAGACCACCCAGCATGAGGCTGTTGTTTT GCAGCTGAACAGTACTGGGAGAGAGGTGTTTAAGGAGAATGCTCGTCTTCACGGCGCATTTGCTAACCAGCTGAAAGAGACAATGGaattgcagaaaataaaacagaagttagAAGAAGACAAAACTCTTCTGTTACAGGAGAAG GAAACCAATGAGGGTTTAATTCGAAAAAAGATCCTACAGATCCATCGCCAGAAAGCACAGATTGGAGATCTGCAGCGTAAAGTGGAAAAGCTGGAGACGGCGTTGTGTCGCATGACCAGAGAATCTGTGAGAGAGACTCAGAAAACACAGCATCAGGTGCTGATAGAAAACCAGGCAAGCATGGTGGAGGTCAAGAAGCTGCAGCAACTACTAGAAATGAAGGATCGGGAGATGAACCGAGTGAAGAAACTAGCCCGGAATATCTTAAATGAGAGGACTGAGGTGGAAAGGTTCTTCCTAGATGCTCTGGAACATGTGAAGCAGGAGATCATATCCAGTAGAAAGCATTATAAGAAAAAGGCCCAAACTGCCTACTACAGAAAAATGATGGAGGCATGTGCAGGGAAGGAAGAATTTCCCAAAATCAAAACCTTCAAAAGCAACATAAATAGCACAAATAGTGTGTACAGAGACCTAGAGGAAGCAGAGAAATGCTACTG ggaaaaaatccAGTTTGAAAAAGTGGATATCA CAGGTGAATGCTGA
- the BBOF1 gene encoding basal body-orientation factor 1 isoform X1 — protein MAGGRRSLCRSGSSRRLAAAGQAARVSEEKRDGAAAALWEAQLVGGSRVEYREATRRLAGSNAELLRRQQAAERKAAAVTTFLAKQGQEKAEEIEKLKQELIDLKQQAQEEKQQLADYYAQQIQELEEKFQKKVREIGQIQLELKLRKEFHREKAAMEKEMEDKRLEDVEKKQIMMTETTQHEAVVLQLNSTGREVFKENARLHGAFANQLKETMELQKIKQKLEEDKTLLLQEKETNEGLIRKKILQIHRQKAQIGDLQRKVEKLETALCRMTRESVRETQKTQHQVLIENQASMVEVKKLQQLLEMKDREMNRVKKLARNILNERTEVERFFLDALEHVKQEIISSRKHYKKKAQTAYYRKMMEACAGKEEFPKIKTFKSNINSTNSVYRDLEEAEKCYWEKIQFEKVDISELTWEQKERVLRLLFAKMNGRNPWKYTRVLATPAPDDTKEESKIGTENTSPNLIFITQQAELLDSSSSAVILPHIQTE, from the exons atGGCGGGCGGGCGTCGGTCGCTGTGCCGCAGCGGCAGCTCCCGcaggctggcggcggcggggcaggcggcccGGGTGTCTGAGGAGAAGCGGGACGGGGCCGCCGCGGCGCTATGGGAGGCTCAGCTGGTGGGAGGCTCCCGGGTCGAGTACCGCGAAGCCACCCGCCGGCTGGCCGGGAGCAACGCGGAGCTGCTGCggcggcagcaggctgcagagaggaaggCGGCGGCCGTGACGACCTTCCTCGCGAAGCAAGGCCAGGAGAAGGCGGAGGAG aTTGAGAAACTGAAGCAGGAGCTGATTGATCTGAAACAGCAAGCgcaagaagagaagcagcagctg GCAGACTATTATGCCCAACAAATACAAGAACTGgaagagaaatttcagaaaaaagtcagagaaattGGCCAAATTCAATTAGAACTGAAATTAAGGAAGGAGTTCCACAGGGAGAAGGCAGCTATGGAGAAAGAGATGGAAGAT aaaaGACTAGAAGATGttgagaaaaagcaaataatgatGACAGAGACCACCCAGCATGAGGCTGTTGTTTT GCAGCTGAACAGTACTGGGAGAGAGGTGTTTAAGGAGAATGCTCGTCTTCACGGCGCATTTGCTAACCAGCTGAAAGAGACAATGGaattgcagaaaataaaacagaagttagAAGAAGACAAAACTCTTCTGTTACAGGAGAAG GAAACCAATGAGGGTTTAATTCGAAAAAAGATCCTACAGATCCATCGCCAGAAAGCACAGATTGGAGATCTGCAGCGTAAAGTGGAAAAGCTGGAGACGGCGTTGTGTCGCATGACCAGAGAATCTGTGAGAGAGACTCAGAAAACACAGCATCAGGTGCTGATAGAAAACCAGGCAAGCATGGTGGAGGTCAAGAAGCTGCAGCAACTACTAGAAATGAAGGATCGGGAGATGAACCGAGTGAAGAAACTAGCCCGGAATATCTTAAATGAGAGGACTGAGGTGGAAAGGTTCTTCCTAGATGCTCTGGAACATGTGAAGCAGGAGATCATATCCAGTAGAAAGCATTATAAGAAAAAGGCCCAAACTGCCTACTACAGAAAAATGATGGAGGCATGTGCAGGGAAGGAAGAATTTCCCAAAATCAAAACCTTCAAAAGCAACATAAATAGCACAAATAGTGTGTACAGAGACCTAGAGGAAGCAGAGAAATGCTACTG ggaaaaaatccAGTTTGAAAAAGTGGATATCAGTGAGTTGACGTGGGAACAAAAAGAACGTGTTCTGCGATTGCTTTTTGCCAAAATGAATGGCAGAAATCCATG GAAATACACCAGAGTTTTGGCTACTCCAGCTCCTGACGATActaaagaagaaagcaaaatcgG cacagaaaatactTCTCCCAACCTAATATTCATTACACAGCAGGCCGAATTGTTAGATTCATCATCTTCTGCAGTAATCCTTCCGCATATTCAGACAGAGTAA
- the BBOF1 gene encoding basal body-orientation factor 1 isoform X3, whose protein sequence is MIEKLKQELIDLKQQAQEEKQQLADYYAQQIQELEEKFQKKVREIGQIQLELKLRKEFHREKAAMEKEMEDKRLEDVEKKQIMMTETTQHEAVVLQLNSTGREVFKENARLHGAFANQLKETMELQKIKQKLEEDKTLLLQEKETNEGLIRKKILQIHRQKAQIGDLQRKVEKLETALCRMTRESVRETQKTQHQVLIENQASMVEVKKLQQLLEMKDREMNRVKKLARNILNERTEVERFFLDALEHVKQEIISSRKHYKKKAQTAYYRKMMEACAGKEEFPKIKTFKSNINSTNSVYRDLEEAEKCYWEKIQFEKVDISELTWEQKERVLRLLFAKMNGRNPWKYTRVLATPAPDDTKEESKIGTENTSPNLIFITQQAELLDSSSSAVILPHIQTE, encoded by the exons ATG aTTGAGAAACTGAAGCAGGAGCTGATTGATCTGAAACAGCAAGCgcaagaagagaagcagcagctg GCAGACTATTATGCCCAACAAATACAAGAACTGgaagagaaatttcagaaaaaagtcagagaaattGGCCAAATTCAATTAGAACTGAAATTAAGGAAGGAGTTCCACAGGGAGAAGGCAGCTATGGAGAAAGAGATGGAAGAT aaaaGACTAGAAGATGttgagaaaaagcaaataatgatGACAGAGACCACCCAGCATGAGGCTGTTGTTTT GCAGCTGAACAGTACTGGGAGAGAGGTGTTTAAGGAGAATGCTCGTCTTCACGGCGCATTTGCTAACCAGCTGAAAGAGACAATGGaattgcagaaaataaaacagaagttagAAGAAGACAAAACTCTTCTGTTACAGGAGAAG GAAACCAATGAGGGTTTAATTCGAAAAAAGATCCTACAGATCCATCGCCAGAAAGCACAGATTGGAGATCTGCAGCGTAAAGTGGAAAAGCTGGAGACGGCGTTGTGTCGCATGACCAGAGAATCTGTGAGAGAGACTCAGAAAACACAGCATCAGGTGCTGATAGAAAACCAGGCAAGCATGGTGGAGGTCAAGAAGCTGCAGCAACTACTAGAAATGAAGGATCGGGAGATGAACCGAGTGAAGAAACTAGCCCGGAATATCTTAAATGAGAGGACTGAGGTGGAAAGGTTCTTCCTAGATGCTCTGGAACATGTGAAGCAGGAGATCATATCCAGTAGAAAGCATTATAAGAAAAAGGCCCAAACTGCCTACTACAGAAAAATGATGGAGGCATGTGCAGGGAAGGAAGAATTTCCCAAAATCAAAACCTTCAAAAGCAACATAAATAGCACAAATAGTGTGTACAGAGACCTAGAGGAAGCAGAGAAATGCTACTG ggaaaaaatccAGTTTGAAAAAGTGGATATCAGTGAGTTGACGTGGGAACAAAAAGAACGTGTTCTGCGATTGCTTTTTGCCAAAATGAATGGCAGAAATCCATG GAAATACACCAGAGTTTTGGCTACTCCAGCTCCTGACGATActaaagaagaaagcaaaatcgG cacagaaaatactTCTCCCAACCTAATATTCATTACACAGCAGGCCGAATTGTTAGATTCATCATCTTCTGCAGTAATCCTTCCGCATATTCAGACAGAGTAA